The Cardinium endosymbiont of Culicoides punctatus genome includes a window with the following:
- a CDS encoding PD-(D/E)XK nuclease domain-containing protein — protein LGYWKDTADTRLLVKQMQDNIERFSVDKIKKSFLQKKDGLLETTSLKELDIIPLMYQTGYLTIKSYDPATQEYTLKFPNKEVEQALSAHFEKYLVNKAQENGIKKNLNVKAAFKQEDWQKLFSLFRSDCYAKASYELTEKSEKYFHGLLFMFLNGVFLDHEHVSVAAETISNIGQTDIVIKDKLNDTIYIFELKLNKDSYTGLKQISDRDYYGQYINTYKKIVCIGLNIRFNDNNKNHPDPSHRNIDECALLIRRRDDNNNWEDDPIKKFAYSP, from the coding sequence TATTAGGTTATTGGAAAGATACAGCAGATACTAGGCTCTTAGTAAAACAGATGCAAGACAATATTGAAAGATTTAGCGTAGATAAGATCAAGAAAAGTTTTCTACAAAAAAAGGATGGTTTATTGGAAACAACTTCTTTGAAAGAACTAGATATTATTCCATTAATGTATCAAACAGGCTACTTAACGATAAAATCCTATGATCCTGCAACACAAGAGTATACTTTAAAATTTCCTAATAAGGAAGTAGAACAGGCCTTGTCTGCCCATTTCGAAAAATATCTTGTTAATAAAGCACAAGAAAATGGAATAAAGAAAAATTTGAATGTAAAAGCAGCTTTCAAACAAGAAGATTGGCAAAAACTTTTTTCCCTATTTAGAAGTGATTGTTATGCTAAAGCCAGCTATGAACTAACAGAAAAATCTGAAAAGTATTTTCATGGTTTGCTGTTTATGTTTTTAAATGGCGTGTTTTTAGACCATGAACATGTAAGTGTTGCTGCAGAAACTATATCGAATATAGGTCAAACGGATATTGTCATAAAGGATAAATTAAATGATACCATTTATATATTTGAGTTAAAATTAAATAAGGATTCATATACAGGCTTAAAACAGATCTCAGATAGAGATTATTATGGTCAGTATATTAACACATATAAAAAAATCGTATGTATAGGATTAAATATTAGATTCAATGACAACAATAAAAACCATCCAGATCCTAGCCATCGCAATATCGATGAATGTGCTCTACTAATCCGACGTAGAGATGATAACAACAATTGGGAAGATGATCCTATAAAAAAGTTTGCCTATTCACCT